Proteins encoded within one genomic window of Bombus pyrosoma isolate SC7728 linkage group LG13, ASM1482585v1, whole genome shotgun sequence:
- the LOC122574306 gene encoding cyclic AMP-dependent transcription factor ATF-2 isoform X1 → MAHNEKIFACSSSGCNMSFANEDQLSVHKKKHDMMLNLGNSSKNGSFVADQTPTPTRFIRNCEEVGLFQDLQNVNPFEETFRRAVESGNTGTLAVPEAGITDDTLHTPHIFPHIADVLSTSSQMLSENSVQECGSISITEKSTEEKTTIHTEVCSTVKLTETDEQNLMKEKLTIERNVTLTENVIDQVTHTPIMPKVLQEQPNPQLLINGEEVQLLLKTADGRLMQLSAIPVCDSVGTTNVQSLKQQTVVIKTEPLLQCNTRLESKNPAVSTLSLAKMKLKQTLTKGSQNLKPNSNFSKDELNNSKKNRNKTVEDQLKKKEILERNRASAMRARAKRKAWIQHLERTVTNVNETNVALKMEIKVLRTEVAKLKTLLLAHKDCPITKAMQKGNGIILGPKIISVNSDTITSPVPVASAIKRTTFSSMEVPITPKKKLSLAVSKNPIIFPKVDCNTNLSIPNATLIKTVPTLKIMGVGQLLTEKEETKQIFIVQNPMKKVENPTRQIIQINPNYEIDQSASKTNEP, encoded by the exons ATGGCACACAATGAGAAAATTTTTGCTTGCTCCTCATCAGGTTGCAATATG AGTTTCGCAAATGAGGACCAGTTATCAGTTCATAAGAAGAAACATGATATGATGTTAAATCTTGGAAATAGTTCTAAGAATGGCAGTTTTGTTG CAGATCAAACACCAACGCCAACACGTTTCATTCGAAACTGCGAGGAAGTTGGCCTATTCCAAgatttacaaaatgtaaatcCTTTCGAAGAAACTTTTAGGAGGGCAGTGGAGTCTGGGAACACTGGCACACTGGCAGTACCAGAG GCTGGAATTACGGATGATACTTTGCATACACCGCACATATTTCCTCACATAGCCGATGTGCTGTCTACTAGCAGTCAAATGTTGTCAGAAAATTCTGTGCAAGAGTGTGGAAGCATCTCGATCACTGAAAAAAGCACAGAGGAAAAAACTACCATTCATACTGAAGTTTGCAGTACAGTAAAACTCACTGAAACGGATGAACAGAACTTAATGAAGGAAAAGTTAACCATTGAACGAAATGTGACCTTAACAGAGAATGTTATCGATCAAGTTACGCACACGCCAATAATGCCGAAAGTTTTACAAGAACAGCCTAATCCACAATT aTTGATTAACGGCGAGGAGGTACAACTACTACTAAAAACGGCAGATGGAAGATTAATGCAACTCTCAGCAATTCCAGTTTGCGATTCTGTTGGTACAACGAACGTGCAGTCATTGAAGCAACAAACAGTTGTCATAAAGACGGAACCACTTCTACAATGTAATACAAGATTGGAGTCCAAGAATCCAGCGGTTTCTACCTTATCTTTAGCAAAAATG aaattaaaacaaacacTAACGAAAGGTTCACAAAATCTAAAACCGAatagcaatttttcaaaagatgagttaaataattcaaaaaagaatagaaataaaacggTAGAAGAtcaattgaaaaagaaagaaattctcgAACGTAATCGTGCTAGCGCGATGAGGGCAAGAGCTAAAAGAAAAGCGTGGATACAGCATCTGGAAAGAACGGTTACCAATGTGAATGAGACCAATGTGGCtctaaaaatggaaataaaagttcTACGAACGGAGGTTGCTAAATTAAAAACGCTTCTGTTGGCTCACAAAGACTGTCCAATTACGAAGGCGATGCAGAAAG GAAATGGCATAATACTTGGTCCAAAAATAATATCTGTAAATTCTGATACTATAACAAGCCCAGTTCCAGTAGCATCTGCGATAAAAAGGACGACCTTCTCTTCCATGGAAGTGCCTATTACACcgaagaaaaaattatctcTGGCAGTCTCGAAAAACCctataatatttccaaaagtAGATTGcaatacaaatttatcaattcCTAATGCTACGTTAATAAAAACAGTACctactttaaaaattatggGTGTCGGTCAACTATTaacagaaaaggaagaaacgaagcaaatttttattgtacaaaatcCTATGAAGAAAGTGGAGAATCCTACTAggcaaataattcaaattaaccCTAATTACGAGATTGATCAGAGCGCGTCAAAGACTAATGAACCGTGA
- the LOC122574306 gene encoding cyclic AMP-dependent transcription factor ATF-2 isoform X2, translating into MAHNEKIFACSSSGCNMSFANEDQLSVHKKKHDMMLNLGNSSKNGSFVDQTPTPTRFIRNCEEVGLFQDLQNVNPFEETFRRAVESGNTGTLAVPEAGITDDTLHTPHIFPHIADVLSTSSQMLSENSVQECGSISITEKSTEEKTTIHTEVCSTVKLTETDEQNLMKEKLTIERNVTLTENVIDQVTHTPIMPKVLQEQPNPQLLINGEEVQLLLKTADGRLMQLSAIPVCDSVGTTNVQSLKQQTVVIKTEPLLQCNTRLESKNPAVSTLSLAKMKLKQTLTKGSQNLKPNSNFSKDELNNSKKNRNKTVEDQLKKKEILERNRASAMRARAKRKAWIQHLERTVTNVNETNVALKMEIKVLRTEVAKLKTLLLAHKDCPITKAMQKGNGIILGPKIISVNSDTITSPVPVASAIKRTTFSSMEVPITPKKKLSLAVSKNPIIFPKVDCNTNLSIPNATLIKTVPTLKIMGVGQLLTEKEETKQIFIVQNPMKKVENPTRQIIQINPNYEIDQSASKTNEP; encoded by the exons ATGGCACACAATGAGAAAATTTTTGCTTGCTCCTCATCAGGTTGCAATATG AGTTTCGCAAATGAGGACCAGTTATCAGTTCATAAGAAGAAACATGATATGATGTTAAATCTTGGAAATAGTTCTAAGAATGGCAGTTTTGTTG ATCAAACACCAACGCCAACACGTTTCATTCGAAACTGCGAGGAAGTTGGCCTATTCCAAgatttacaaaatgtaaatcCTTTCGAAGAAACTTTTAGGAGGGCAGTGGAGTCTGGGAACACTGGCACACTGGCAGTACCAGAG GCTGGAATTACGGATGATACTTTGCATACACCGCACATATTTCCTCACATAGCCGATGTGCTGTCTACTAGCAGTCAAATGTTGTCAGAAAATTCTGTGCAAGAGTGTGGAAGCATCTCGATCACTGAAAAAAGCACAGAGGAAAAAACTACCATTCATACTGAAGTTTGCAGTACAGTAAAACTCACTGAAACGGATGAACAGAACTTAATGAAGGAAAAGTTAACCATTGAACGAAATGTGACCTTAACAGAGAATGTTATCGATCAAGTTACGCACACGCCAATAATGCCGAAAGTTTTACAAGAACAGCCTAATCCACAATT aTTGATTAACGGCGAGGAGGTACAACTACTACTAAAAACGGCAGATGGAAGATTAATGCAACTCTCAGCAATTCCAGTTTGCGATTCTGTTGGTACAACGAACGTGCAGTCATTGAAGCAACAAACAGTTGTCATAAAGACGGAACCACTTCTACAATGTAATACAAGATTGGAGTCCAAGAATCCAGCGGTTTCTACCTTATCTTTAGCAAAAATG aaattaaaacaaacacTAACGAAAGGTTCACAAAATCTAAAACCGAatagcaatttttcaaaagatgagttaaataattcaaaaaagaatagaaataaaacggTAGAAGAtcaattgaaaaagaaagaaattctcgAACGTAATCGTGCTAGCGCGATGAGGGCAAGAGCTAAAAGAAAAGCGTGGATACAGCATCTGGAAAGAACGGTTACCAATGTGAATGAGACCAATGTGGCtctaaaaatggaaataaaagttcTACGAACGGAGGTTGCTAAATTAAAAACGCTTCTGTTGGCTCACAAAGACTGTCCAATTACGAAGGCGATGCAGAAAG GAAATGGCATAATACTTGGTCCAAAAATAATATCTGTAAATTCTGATACTATAACAAGCCCAGTTCCAGTAGCATCTGCGATAAAAAGGACGACCTTCTCTTCCATGGAAGTGCCTATTACACcgaagaaaaaattatctcTGGCAGTCTCGAAAAACCctataatatttccaaaagtAGATTGcaatacaaatttatcaattcCTAATGCTACGTTAATAAAAACAGTACctactttaaaaattatggGTGTCGGTCAACTATTaacagaaaaggaagaaacgaagcaaatttttattgtacaaaatcCTATGAAGAAAGTGGAGAATCCTACTAggcaaataattcaaattaaccCTAATTACGAGATTGATCAGAGCGCGTCAAAGACTAATGAACCGTGA
- the LOC122574309 gene encoding 39S ribosomal protein L16, mitochondrial has translation MQVCRRISTLLLSPHCVFKSVPAAGVKSCSIPIDFSDVEFPDRMKLRVMPKVPQYPPHIRPYKTQKRLRLMRGPEEYHNTLLHRQYGIIATGGGRLKQNNFEMIRMTILRNVDYNKVFAIWRVPAPWQPITKKGHGLRMGAGKGNIDHYATPVKAGQVIIEVGGKIEYFEVKRVLKNIAKRLPCTAMAVSQEIMDKMAETKEKMEKENLNPWTWKYIIQNNMLGCHKWISKYDKRWFNEYV, from the exons ATGCAAGTGTGTAGGAGAATCTCAACATTATTGTTATCAC CACATTGTGTGTTTAAGTCGGTACCAGCAGCTGGAGTAAAATCTTGTTCAATACCAATTGACTTTAGCg ATGTCGAATTTCCTGATCGTATGAAGCTCAGAGTTATGCCAAAAGTACCTCAGTATCCACCTCATATACGTCCttataaaacacaaaaaaGATTGAGACTAATGCGAGGCCCAGAAGAATATCACAATACCCTTTTACACAGACAATATGGCATAATA GCAACAGGTGGTGGCAGACtgaaacaaaacaattttgaaatgaTCCGTATGACAATTTTGAGAAATGTAGATTACAATAAAGTATTTGCAATTTGGAGAGTACCTGCTCCTTGGCAACCTATTACTAAGAAG GGCCATGGATTACGGATGGGTGCTGGTAAAGGAAATATAGATCATTATGCTACTCCAGTAAAAGCAGGACAAGTTATTATAGAAGTTGGAGGGAAGATCGAATATTTTGag GTTAAAcgcgttttaaaaaatattgcgaaaAGATTGCCATGTACTGCTATGGCAGTTAGTCAAGAAATTATGGACAAAATGGCAGAGACCaaggaaaaaatggaaaaagaaaatctaaaCCCATGGACTTGGAAATATATCATTCAGAATAATATGCTTGGTTGTCATAAATGGATCTCAAAATATGACAAGCGATGGTTCAACGAGTATGTTTAA